One genomic window of Vibrio mangrovi includes the following:
- a CDS encoding SDR family NAD(P)-dependent oxidoreductase, with protein sequence MTKRNALITGGARGIGAATAKALAADGYRVFINYVNSTQVASDLAEEIKNNGGEAFSIQADVRDDSQVQAMFAQIQNEYGGVDVLVSNANMNFTPKLFMDQTWEEFSQKLNDEMHAAYVTAKHAAASMKEKQFGRLVFISSTLSESPAPSFIAHGSAKGALDSFCKYIAQELGPYGITANIVAPGLVETDATKDAPEEFKEIIRVNTPTQRVATPEDVANTVRFLASEGSSHVTGTYTPVCGGAYLP encoded by the coding sequence ATGACAAAACGTAACGCCCTGATTACCGGTGGAGCACGAGGCATCGGCGCAGCAACAGCAAAAGCACTGGCAGCCGATGGATACCGGGTATTCATCAACTATGTCAATAGTACACAAGTCGCCAGCGATCTGGCTGAAGAAATCAAGAACAATGGCGGAGAGGCATTCTCTATTCAGGCTGATGTCCGGGATGATAGCCAGGTTCAGGCGATGTTTGCTCAAATCCAGAATGAGTACGGTGGTGTCGATGTTCTGGTATCAAACGCCAATATGAACTTCACGCCAAAACTATTTATGGATCAGACCTGGGAAGAGTTCTCACAAAAATTGAATGACGAAATGCACGCGGCTTACGTGACTGCCAAACACGCAGCAGCCAGCATGAAAGAAAAGCAATTTGGTCGTTTAGTCTTTATTTCCAGCACCTTATCCGAAAGTCCGGCACCGAGCTTTATCGCTCACGGTTCGGCAAAAGGTGCACTGGACAGTTTCTGTAAATATATTGCCCAGGAATTAGGCCCGTACGGCATCACAGCCAATATCGTGGCTCCGGGACTGGTTGAAACCGATGCAACCAAAGATGCACCGGAAGAATTCAAAGAAATCATCCGGGTGAATACACCGACTCAAAGAGTTGCAACACCGGAAGATGTAGCCAATACCGTCAGATTCTTAGCCAGTGAAGGTAGCTCACACGTCACCGGAACATATACGCCGGTTTGTGGTGGCGCTTATCTGCCTTAA
- the tesB gene encoding acyl-CoA thioesterase II: protein MSDALDNLLELLKLEKLEEGLYRGDSEHLGLPQVYGGQVIGQALSASRYTVDPERTVHSFHSYFLYPGDPEKPIIYDVENLRDGRSFSTRRVKAVQNGRPIFYLTASYHGEASGFEHQNTMPEIPGPENYASESELMAQIAHLVPESVRKMFCRDKPIEIRPVHVVNPFKPEKLEAKQYLWIRANGKLPNDQLIHQYLLGYASDWGFLITALQPHGVTLMTPGFQVATIDHSIWFHRPFNMDEWLLFAIESPSTGNGRGLVRGEIYNQQGVLVASAMQEGVMRYTEQSDEK, encoded by the coding sequence ATGAGCGACGCTCTCGACAATTTACTCGAACTTTTAAAATTAGAAAAACTGGAGGAAGGACTCTACCGGGGAGACAGTGAACATCTTGGCTTACCACAGGTTTATGGTGGTCAGGTCATTGGTCAGGCACTGTCAGCATCACGATATACGGTTGATCCGGAACGGACTGTTCACTCATTCCACAGTTATTTTCTTTATCCGGGGGATCCGGAGAAACCTATCATCTACGATGTGGAAAATTTAAGAGACGGACGTAGTTTCAGTACCCGCCGGGTGAAGGCAGTCCAGAATGGTCGCCCGATTTTTTACCTGACAGCCTCATACCACGGAGAAGCCTCCGGGTTCGAACATCAGAATACAATGCCAGAAATTCCCGGACCGGAAAATTATGCTTCAGAATCAGAGCTGATGGCACAGATTGCTCACCTCGTTCCGGAATCGGTGAGAAAAATGTTCTGCCGGGATAAACCGATCGAAATTCGTCCGGTACATGTCGTTAATCCATTCAAGCCGGAAAAACTCGAAGCCAAGCAATATCTGTGGATCCGGGCGAATGGGAAGTTACCCAATGATCAGTTAATACATCAGTATCTGCTTGGTTATGCCTCAGACTGGGGATTTCTGATCACTGCATTGCAGCCACACGGTGTCACTCTGATGACTCCGGGGTTTCAGGTAGCAACGATTGATCACTCAATCTGGTTTCATCGCCCATTCAATATGGATGAGTGGCTGCTTTTTGCCATTGAGAGCCCGAGTACCGGAAATGGCCGTGGGCTGGTCCGGGGTGAAATCTACAATCAACAGGGTGTTCTGGTTGCCAGTGCTATGCAAGAAGGTGTGATGCGTTATACCGAGCAGTCGGATGAAAAATAG
- a CDS encoding Lrp/AsnC family transcriptional regulator, with amino-acid sequence MTLDKTDKQLLRLLQQNAELSLNELADAVHLTTTPCWKRLKKLEESGVIQKRVALLDPEKLGLSFTAYVMLKTSNHSHEWYARFVEVASEFPEVMEFYRMAGEYDYMMKVVVRDMRNFDEFYKQLVNRVEGLSDVTSTFAMESLKYTTELPL; translated from the coding sequence ATGACGCTGGATAAAACCGATAAACAGTTGCTGCGCTTGTTGCAACAGAATGCGGAACTATCGCTGAATGAGCTGGCTGATGCGGTTCACCTGACGACGACTCCATGCTGGAAACGGCTGAAAAAACTGGAAGAGAGTGGTGTCATCCAGAAACGGGTGGCGTTGCTGGATCCGGAAAAACTGGGACTGAGTTTCACCGCGTATGTCATGCTGAAGACCAGCAATCACTCCCATGAGTGGTATGCCCGGTTTGTTGAAGTGGCATCAGAGTTTCCGGAAGTCATGGAATTCTATCGTATGGCAGGGGAATATGACTATATGATGAAGGTTGTGGTCCGGGACATGCGTAACTTTGACGAGTTTTACAAGCAACTGGTTAATCGTGTGGAAGGGTTGAGTGATGTGACCTCTACATTTGCAATGGAGTCACTGAAATATACAACCGAGTTACCGTTGTAA
- a CDS encoding MarR family winged helix-turn-helix transcriptional regulator encodes MKFSYDHHQSLGYLAGLASRLLNNRLAMRFQEAGIDMTAEQWGALLVLLNGDAMTQGQLGEQLGLEKSSVSRLTDGLEKRGWIVRVRDPEDSRKKLVSPTQEARKTATRCEAIARAVLSEAQQNMTDEQQRICQSHLSLVITNLRGLT; translated from the coding sequence ATGAAGTTCTCGTATGACCATCATCAATCTTTAGGGTATCTGGCCGGGCTTGCAAGCCGGTTACTCAACAATCGACTCGCAATGCGATTTCAGGAAGCAGGAATCGACATGACTGCCGAACAATGGGGGGCGCTGCTCGTTCTCCTCAACGGGGATGCAATGACTCAGGGACAACTTGGAGAGCAGCTTGGTCTGGAGAAATCCAGCGTCAGTCGTCTCACCGACGGACTCGAAAAACGCGGTTGGATCGTCCGGGTCCGGGATCCGGAAGACAGCCGGAAAAAACTGGTTTCTCCCACTCAGGAAGCCCGGAAAACCGCAACACGCTGTGAGGCAATTGCCAGAGCTGTTCTGAGCGAAGCTCAGCAGAATATGACCGATGAACAGCAACGTATCTGCCAATCGCATTTATCACTCGTCATTACCAATTTACGGGGACTGACCTGA
- a CDS encoding glycoside hydrolase family 6 protein produces MRKRQRHLRLLPIVFALGTALGTALPSISAQAASCQYSLTNEWPGGFQGIVTITNDGNADLNGWQIGMKYPSGVAVTQSWSGALSGSNPYYIVNTEWNGTIKKGESLAVNFMGTRDNTSAANVELLGSTCSDGGTPPPPANHLPDAAADATPVSGIAPLEVNFSAGGSTDADGDELTYIWDFGDGSTGVGRDATHTYTDPGEYTAKLTVSDGTGVDTANVVINVTTEAGNTPPVADMTITPASGQAPLLVNFDASGSTDADNDVLTYIWDFGDGATGSGVKTSHTYENAGKYTVSLIVTDGIDTSKIVKSVTVSDEDSPSTVERVDNPFRGATWYVNPEWSAKAAAEPGGSAISDQNTGVWLDRIAAIEGTDTAMGLRAHLDEALRQGANLFTVVVYDLPNRDCRALASNGELLISEGGMVRYKNEFIDPIAEIFADPKYQSIRIAAVIEIDSLPNLVTNMDVPKCREAAGDDGYREGITYALNKFAPIKNVYSYIDAAHSGWLGWDSNFDPAINLISDMIKETDAGWDSVAGFVTNTANYTPTVERYLPDPYKNVGNGQVRSSSYYEWNPYFDEKTYAIEFRKRMIARGAPSTLGMLIDTGRNGWGGTDRPTHVSHASDKDTYVNESRIDRRYHRGNWCNQHGGIGYKPWADPYAGVDAFVWVKPPGESDGISEPNFEPDPDDPAKQYDGMCDPDKQSTDGPVPTGAMDNAPHAGRWFSAGFHVLLENAYPPVDRPAGPPEE; encoded by the coding sequence ATGAGAAAGAGACAAAGACACCTGAGGTTGTTACCGATTGTCTTTGCACTAGGAACTGCATTAGGGACTGCATTACCGTCTATCAGTGCACAAGCCGCATCCTGCCAATATTCATTGACTAATGAATGGCCAGGAGGATTTCAGGGAATTGTGACCATTACCAACGATGGTAACGCAGATCTCAATGGCTGGCAGATTGGAATGAAGTATCCGAGTGGCGTTGCTGTGACACAATCATGGAGTGGCGCACTCTCTGGCAGTAATCCTTACTACATTGTCAACACCGAGTGGAACGGAACTATCAAAAAAGGTGAAAGCCTGGCTGTCAACTTCATGGGCACACGTGATAACACTAGTGCTGCAAACGTTGAGCTACTAGGATCAACATGTAGTGACGGCGGAACACCACCTCCACCGGCAAATCACTTACCTGATGCGGCTGCCGATGCAACACCTGTTTCAGGAATTGCACCGCTTGAAGTTAACTTCAGTGCAGGCGGTTCAACCGATGCAGATGGTGATGAACTCACTTATATCTGGGATTTCGGTGATGGTTCAACCGGTGTAGGCAGAGATGCAACGCATACTTATACTGATCCAGGCGAATACACTGCAAAACTGACTGTAAGTGATGGTACTGGCGTTGATACTGCAAATGTTGTTATTAATGTAACAACTGAAGCAGGGAATACACCACCTGTTGCTGACATGACAATCACACCAGCTTCAGGGCAAGCGCCGTTACTCGTCAACTTTGATGCTTCTGGTTCTACAGACGCTGACAATGATGTGCTGACGTATATCTGGGACTTTGGTGATGGTGCAACCGGTTCAGGTGTAAAAACATCACACACTTATGAGAATGCCGGTAAATATACTGTTTCTTTAATTGTTACAGACGGTATTGATACCAGCAAAATCGTAAAATCTGTTACTGTAAGTGATGAAGATTCACCATCAACAGTTGAACGTGTGGACAACCCATTCCGTGGTGCAACCTGGTATGTCAACCCAGAATGGTCTGCAAAAGCTGCGGCTGAACCTGGCGGTAGTGCAATCTCCGATCAGAATACTGGTGTATGGCTGGATCGGATTGCTGCTATCGAAGGAACTGACACTGCAATGGGGCTTCGTGCTCACTTAGATGAAGCACTCAGACAAGGTGCCAACCTGTTCACTGTCGTCGTTTATGACTTACCAAACCGCGACTGTCGTGCACTGGCATCAAACGGTGAGTTGCTCATTTCTGAAGGCGGAATGGTTCGCTATAAGAATGAGTTCATCGATCCAATTGCAGAAATCTTTGCAGATCCGAAATATCAGAGCATCCGTATTGCAGCAGTCATCGAGATTGACTCTTTACCAAACCTTGTCACCAATATGGACGTTCCTAAATGTCGGGAAGCCGCAGGTGATGATGGCTACCGTGAAGGTATCACCTACGCACTCAATAAATTTGCACCAATTAAAAACGTGTACTCATATATTGATGCGGCTCACTCAGGCTGGCTTGGCTGGGATAGTAACTTTGATCCAGCAATCAATTTGATTTCTGACATGATCAAAGAGACTGATGCAGGCTGGGATAGCGTTGCCGGTTTTGTAACAAACACCGCAAACTATACACCAACTGTTGAACGTTACTTGCCAGATCCATACAAAAATGTTGGTAATGGTCAGGTCCGTAGTTCAAGTTACTATGAATGGAACCCATACTTTGATGAGAAAACTTATGCGATTGAATTCCGTAAACGGATGATCGCAAGAGGTGCGCCATCAACTCTTGGTATGCTTATCGATACCGGCCGGAATGGTTGGGGTGGTACTGACCGCCCAACACATGTCAGCCATGCATCAGATAAAGATACTTATGTGAATGAGTCCCGTATCGACCGCCGTTATCACCGTGGTAACTGGTGTAACCAACATGGTGGCATCGGATACAAACCATGGGCTGACCCATATGCTGGTGTAGATGCTTTCGTCTGGGTGAAACCACCAGGTGAATCAGATGGTATTTCTGAGCCTAACTTTGAGCCAGATCCAGATGATCCAGCGAAGCAATATGATGGCATGTGTGACCCGGATAAACAAAGTACTGATGGTCCGGTTCCAACTGGCGCGATGGACAATGCACCTCACGCAGGTCGCTGGTTCTCCGCTGGATTCCATGTCCTGCTAGAAAATGCTTATCCACCTGTGGACAGACCTGCTGGCCCACCTGAAGAGTAA
- a CDS encoding YbaY family lipoprotein translates to MNYKNQWRIFLVVLGVFFGSGEVMAQSQPVNEIENMSGSLTGAYQLPKNAFVVVTLNDQSQQNRVIAKYQFYADDLSLPLNFQLSYFQSKIQDGHLYRIQAVVLDHGDILYWGAGAASELIAQPRVYDDQIRMVPATAAL, encoded by the coding sequence ATGAATTATAAGAATCAATGGCGTATTTTTCTTGTTGTACTCGGTGTTTTTTTCGGCAGTGGTGAAGTGATGGCTCAATCTCAACCGGTTAATGAGATAGAGAATATGTCGGGATCGCTTACCGGAGCGTATCAATTACCGAAGAATGCTTTTGTGGTTGTGACGCTTAATGATCAGTCTCAACAAAACCGGGTGATTGCAAAATATCAGTTTTATGCGGATGATTTATCGTTGCCGCTCAATTTTCAACTGTCTTATTTCCAGTCAAAAATTCAGGACGGCCATCTTTATCGGATTCAGGCTGTGGTTCTTGATCACGGAGATATTCTGTATTGGGGAGCTGGTGCAGCGTCGGAACTCATTGCTCAGCCACGGGTATATGATGATCAAATCCGGATGGTTCCGGCGACAGCCGCGTTATGA
- a CDS encoding PadR family transcriptional regulator, translating to MRVLKYAILGLLNRRPMSGYDIGKEFNYELAEFWHAKHSQIYTELKKLHTEGLVTYDIEISGEILEKKQYSITEAGRDDLIHWLHKDELIGKTAKDVFRVRMYFSNFLDLESRMKLLESQKMQHTKRMNTLMKTSEQYPEVPPPDSDRFGDFITLEGAIMRERSLIEWLDKCIGYCKDAL from the coding sequence ATGAGAGTACTAAAGTACGCAATATTAGGACTTTTGAACCGTCGCCCCATGAGCGGCTATGACATCGGTAAAGAGTTCAACTACGAATTGGCTGAATTTTGGCACGCCAAACACAGCCAGATTTATACTGAATTAAAGAAATTACATACTGAGGGATTAGTCACTTACGATATCGAAATCAGCGGCGAAATTCTGGAGAAAAAGCAGTATTCCATCACAGAAGCCGGCCGGGATGATCTCATTCACTGGCTCCATAAAGATGAACTGATCGGCAAAACAGCCAAAGATGTTTTTCGTGTCCGGATGTATTTTTCTAACTTTCTGGATCTGGAATCCCGGATGAAACTGCTGGAAAGCCAGAAAATGCAACATACCAAACGGATGAATACGCTGATGAAAACTTCAGAACAATACCCTGAAGTTCCTCCACCCGACAGTGACCGATTTGGTGACTTTATTACTCTGGAAGGCGCCATCATGCGGGAAAGAAGCCTCATTGAATGGCTCGACAAGTGTATCGGTTATTGTAAAGATGCTTTGTAA
- a CDS encoding aldo/keto reductase — protein MEYTVLSNNLKMPMAGFGVFQVTDKEECKQSILGAIRAGYRLIDTAAVYGNEDAVGDAVREAIAEGICTREELFITSKLWVQDMADYDSAKAAIDASLKKTGLEYLDLYLLHQAMKDYFSAWRAMEDAYTEGKLKAIGVSNFYAHVLANFCETVTIKPMVNQVELHPFFAQPEALETMKYYNVQPQAWAPLAGGRYDPFENEVLQGVAAAHGKSIAQVMLRWNLQRGVAVIPKSTHQERIEENFKIWDFTLTDAEMEQISSLDLGYVGPAVKHFNPEFVRGCLGVKIHD, from the coding sequence ATGGAATACACAGTATTAAGTAATAACCTGAAGATGCCGATGGCTGGTTTTGGTGTTTTTCAGGTCACAGATAAAGAAGAATGTAAACAGTCAATACTTGGTGCGATTCGTGCTGGCTACCGCCTGATTGATACCGCTGCGGTTTATGGTAATGAAGATGCAGTGGGCGATGCTGTACGTGAAGCAATCGCAGAAGGTATCTGTACTCGTGAGGAATTGTTTATTACCTCAAAATTGTGGGTACAGGATATGGCTGACTATGATTCGGCTAAAGCTGCTATTGATGCATCACTGAAAAAAACGGGTCTGGAGTATCTGGATCTCTACTTGTTGCATCAGGCAATGAAAGACTACTTTAGTGCCTGGCGTGCGATGGAAGATGCTTATACAGAAGGGAAATTAAAAGCGATTGGTGTTTCTAACTTCTACGCTCACGTATTAGCGAATTTCTGTGAAACCGTGACAATTAAGCCAATGGTGAATCAGGTTGAGTTACATCCATTCTTCGCTCAGCCAGAAGCATTAGAAACCATGAAGTATTACAATGTTCAGCCACAAGCCTGGGCACCATTGGCCGGCGGCAGATATGATCCTTTTGAAAATGAAGTGCTGCAAGGGGTTGCTGCTGCACATGGTAAGAGCATCGCTCAGGTGATGTTACGCTGGAACTTACAACGTGGTGTCGCGGTTATTCCAAAATCTACTCATCAGGAACGCATTGAAGAAAACTTTAAGATTTGGGATTTCACGCTAACGGATGCAGAGATGGAGCAAATCAGTTCACTTGATTTAGGCTACGTTGGTCCGGCAGTTAAACACTTTAATCCGGAATTTGTTCGTGGCTGTCTGGGCGTTAAAATTCACGACTAG
- a CDS encoding cyclophilin-like fold protein, with protein sequence MINITIGDQVLTATLVENSTTEALLKKLSEGPVSIAMKDYGNMEKVGSFGFNLPRNDEQITTEAGDLILYQGNAFVIYYAPNSWNFTRIGKINNVTTDALKNILGQGNIVVSISRTA encoded by the coding sequence ATGATAAATATTACTATTGGTGACCAAGTTTTAACTGCGACTCTCGTTGAAAATTCAACAACGGAGGCGTTATTAAAAAAACTTTCTGAAGGACCGGTTTCAATTGCGATGAAAGATTATGGCAATATGGAAAAAGTCGGATCTTTTGGTTTTAATCTGCCAAGAAATGATGAACAAATTACAACTGAAGCAGGTGATTTGATTCTGTATCAGGGAAATGCATTTGTTATATATTACGCACCCAATTCGTGGAATTTTACCCGTATTGGCAAGATAAATAATGTCACAACAGATGCACTTAAAAATATTCTCGGCCAAGGGAATATAGTGGTTTCAATATCCAGGACTGCATAA
- a CDS encoding LysE family translocator — MDYLFAVVLFAVSSSVTPGPNNIMVMTSGVNFGIRKSLPLLAGICVGFTIMLFLVGLGFAQLFELFPQLHFIIKCIGTLYLLYLAYVIAQSAGSVSSTAQAKPFSFMKGALFQWINAKAWVVASGAVVAFTTTEASFHTQNMMIALTFFIVSFPCVGVWLVFGSILKKRLNSSRSRKWFNLMMSGLLVVSVLPVLQEIVRQFTASNI, encoded by the coding sequence ATGGATTATTTATTTGCCGTTGTTTTATTTGCGGTTTCGTCGTCAGTCACACCGGGACCGAACAATATTATGGTCATGACTTCAGGCGTTAACTTTGGGATCCGAAAAAGCTTACCTTTACTCGCGGGAATTTGTGTCGGTTTTACCATCATGTTATTTCTGGTTGGCTTGGGTTTTGCTCAGTTATTCGAGTTATTTCCTCAATTGCATTTTATTATTAAATGTATCGGCACATTATATCTGCTGTATCTGGCGTATGTGATCGCTCAATCCGCAGGTTCTGTCAGCTCAACCGCACAAGCGAAACCGTTCTCTTTTATGAAAGGAGCGCTGTTCCAATGGATAAATGCTAAGGCATGGGTTGTGGCATCGGGCGCGGTTGTGGCTTTCACGACAACAGAAGCAAGTTTTCATACTCAGAATATGATGATAGCCCTGACTTTTTTTATCGTATCGTTTCCCTGTGTCGGGGTATGGCTTGTCTTCGGTTCAATACTCAAAAAGCGGCTTAACAGTAGTAGAAGCCGAAAATGGTTTAACCTGATGATGTCTGGCTTACTTGTTGTATCTGTACTGCCGGTGTTGCAAGAGATTGTCAGGCAATTCACGGCATCAAATATTTAA
- a CDS encoding substrate-binding periplasmic protein, with amino-acid sequence MLRLILVVVFMFSFNVLAREIKYPNLHGIGESTIGFAVLQLVLDKSGSGYKPVITEIGANARRTRAMLEKGQIDVMDGGFSPDLIKSVEPIYLPFDLGLLGWRVFITRKDTAERLHAVRNIEDLKAFSFGQGVGWNDTIILANAGLTVVTAPKIDNLINMVKLKRFDLFPLGANEAYEFLKLYGGGDGQLIVDDALTLVYPFGRFFYVRKGDQELKQVIETGMERALADGSLLALLKSHPFFQDAFEQANLSQRIQIRIDTPNLNEAFRSIDPKWWYSPDVKPASEFR; translated from the coding sequence ATGTTGCGACTAATACTTGTTGTTGTTTTTATGTTTAGTTTCAACGTCCTGGCTAGAGAAATAAAATATCCGAATCTTCATGGCATTGGTGAGTCTACGATAGGCTTTGCTGTGCTCCAGCTGGTTTTAGATAAATCCGGTTCAGGATATAAACCGGTAATCACCGAGATTGGAGCAAATGCGAGACGGACCCGTGCCATGCTGGAAAAGGGTCAGATTGATGTGATGGACGGTGGTTTTTCGCCTGATCTGATAAAAAGTGTTGAGCCAATATATTTACCATTCGATTTGGGATTGCTTGGCTGGAGAGTTTTTATTACCCGGAAAGATACTGCGGAGCGTTTGCATGCGGTGCGTAATATCGAGGATTTAAAGGCTTTTTCTTTCGGTCAGGGAGTAGGGTGGAATGATACTATAATCCTTGCAAATGCCGGCCTTACAGTGGTGACTGCTCCGAAGATCGATAACCTGATAAACATGGTGAAATTAAAACGATTTGATCTGTTTCCCCTTGGTGCAAATGAAGCCTATGAATTTCTGAAGTTGTATGGTGGTGGTGACGGTCAGTTGATCGTCGATGATGCGCTCACTCTGGTTTATCCTTTCGGACGTTTTTTCTATGTGAGGAAAGGCGATCAGGAACTGAAACAAGTGATTGAAACTGGTATGGAACGCGCATTAGCTGATGGGAGTTTACTTGCTCTGCTGAAATCCCATCCCTTTTTTCAGGATGCTTTTGAACAGGCCAACTTGAGTCAGAGAATTCAGATTCGGATCGATACTCCGAATCTGAATGAAGCGTTCAGATCAATTGATCCGAAGTGGTGGTATTCACCGGATGTTAAACCCGCCTCAGAATTTCGCTAG
- a CDS encoding MGMT family protein: MTQSHDKKQFLAQIFTVIHQIPAGKVSTYGDIARMAGYPGYARHVGKALSQLPRNTTLPWFRVINSKGEISLSGPDFDRQRSHLVADGIQMSITGKISLRRYRWIPD; the protein is encoded by the coding sequence ATGACCCAATCCCATGATAAAAAACAGTTTTTAGCGCAGATTTTTACTGTGATTCATCAGATCCCGGCCGGAAAAGTCAGCACCTATGGTGATATTGCCAGAATGGCCGGATATCCGGGTTATGCCCGTCATGTCGGCAAAGCACTCAGTCAGCTTCCCAGAAATACAACACTTCCCTGGTTCAGGGTTATTAACAGCAAAGGGGAAATATCGCTATCCGGCCCGGACTTTGACAGACAGCGTTCACATCTGGTTGCCGATGGAATACAGATGAGCATCACCGGAAAAATTTCACTGCGTCGTTATCGCTGGATTCCGGACTAA
- a CDS encoding methyl-accepting chemotaxis protein: protein MLGFSSIRGRLRASYLVLLVLLIAVLAVAITRFQFLSGSIRSIVDENAALVELTGELNVNAESLASRLLLLFVLDNRDERVAIYKELDDLNQRMDESLAHMAKLVKTPADQQAVTALKKQRVVYQDALQATVEALEFGEPEEAKKLMSGQTRDELRTFLNQTKLMADKQRSLMQSRQQKILSESELAIFTIIGEGILAVIIGAVMSVLITRSIVNPLNQVMKLLDQVAKGDLSQSITLKQKGEIGQLIGSVTHMRTGLADVIERIDLSAQTVVEAVTNIRTSVSDVQTGSGEQESMANDIQISVSELSNGVKMMAEHVSVSRNQAEAAHTLAKHGKDVITTAAEDITTVAAYIEETSHSVMELKESAAKVTDFVGKIRNIAEQTNMLALNASIEAARAGESGRGFAVVADEVRNLATSTAIVTESIDQVITSIADLSLRISDEMVQGQEKMHQGVQQIENVVEPLNQLESDSAESLNSLDDLSQLAQQQASEANEIAAYITRIVAVTTDNGHAASRLSQLTDDLSGAAEQTKTATATFTLPSEILRRV from the coding sequence ATGCTGGGTTTTTCAAGTATTCGTGGTCGTCTGAGAGCCAGTTATCTGGTGTTATTAGTTCTGCTAATCGCTGTTCTGGCCGTCGCAATAACCCGTTTCCAGTTCTTATCCGGCAGCATCCGCAGTATCGTCGATGAAAATGCAGCACTGGTTGAGCTGACCGGAGAGCTGAACGTTAATGCAGAAAGTTTAGCCAGCCGGCTGCTTTTACTGTTTGTTCTGGATAACAGAGATGAACGTGTCGCTATTTATAAGGAACTGGATGACCTGAATCAGCGCATGGATGAAAGCCTTGCCCATATGGCCAAACTGGTAAAAACACCCGCAGATCAGCAAGCAGTTACAGCGTTGAAAAAACAGCGGGTTGTTTATCAGGATGCACTGCAGGCTACTGTCGAAGCTTTAGAGTTCGGGGAGCCGGAAGAGGCAAAAAAATTAATGTCCGGACAGACTCGGGATGAACTGCGCACATTTCTGAATCAAACCAAACTTATGGCTGATAAACAGCGTAGTTTAATGCAATCCAGACAGCAGAAAATTCTTTCCGAGTCTGAGCTCGCAATCTTCACCATTATCGGGGAAGGCATACTGGCTGTCATCATCGGTGCTGTAATGTCGGTTCTCATCACTCGCAGTATCGTCAATCCGTTAAATCAGGTCATGAAACTTCTGGATCAGGTAGCCAAAGGTGACTTATCTCAATCCATCACACTAAAACAGAAAGGTGAAATCGGCCAGTTAATCGGGAGTGTTACGCATATGCGGACCGGACTGGCGGATGTTATTGAAAGAATCGACCTCAGTGCACAGACAGTTGTTGAAGCCGTCACCAATATCCGCACCAGCGTTTCTGATGTTCAGACCGGCTCCGGAGAACAGGAATCAATGGCCAATGACATTCAGATATCCGTCAGCGAGTTATCCAACGGGGTAAAAATGATGGCGGAACACGTGAGCGTATCACGCAATCAGGCTGAAGCAGCCCACACACTGGCAAAACATGGGAAAGATGTGATTACTACTGCCGCAGAAGATATCACAACCGTTGCAGCCTACATTGAAGAAACTTCTCATTCCGTCATGGAACTCAAAGAAAGTGCAGCGAAAGTAACCGATTTTGTCGGAAAAATTCGTAATATTGCTGAACAAACCAATATGCTGGCACTAAATGCTTCGATTGAAGCGGCCCGTGCCGGTGAAAGCGGGCGTGGCTTTGCCGTCGTTGCTGATGAAGTCCGCAATCTGGCCACCAGCACCGCCATAGTTACAGAGTCGATCGATCAGGTTATTACCTCTATCGCAGATCTTTCGCTTCGGATCTCAGACGAAATGGTTCAGGGTCAGGAAAAAATGCATCAGGGTGTTCAGCAAATAGAAAATGTAGTCGAACCCTTAAATCAGTTGGAATCTGACTCCGCAGAATCCCTTAACAGTCTGGATGATCTGTCCCAACTAGCTCAACAGCAAGCCAGTGAAGCCAATGAAATCGCTGCATACATTACCCGAATTGTCGCAGTGACAACTGACAACGGCCACGCTGCATCGCGCCTCAGTCAGCTGACTGATGATCTTTCCGGTGCTGCTGAGCAAACTAAAACGGCAACGGCAACTTTTACACTGCCTAGCGAAATTCTGAGGCGGGTTTAA